In the Malaclemys terrapin pileata isolate rMalTer1 chromosome 12, rMalTer1.hap1, whole genome shotgun sequence genome, one interval contains:
- the LOC128845876 gene encoding olfactory receptor 11G2-like, which yields MNMTNNTILVTKFILLGFPSLGWLSHIILCALLSLAYAGTLAGNLCIVWAVLRDPHLQRLPMYILLGNFAWLEICYITTMVPQMLSDLVSPGIPISFLACFVQFYFFFSLGATECLFLSAMALDRSLAICHPLRYSVLMSRQLCWALVASCWLCGFLWFVVPIILFSQLSFCGSNTLDHFVCDPAPLLAASCTSAPRTEQACYALSSLIIFATVLFILASYGLVIRAVLRLPAGARRLKAFSTCTSHLAVVGLFYGSVMVNYVNPAASGSSGKVVTLFYTVWTPLFNPLIYSLRNKEMEALRRTLFREL from the coding sequence ATGAATATGACCAACAATACCATCCTGGTGACCAAGTTCATCctgctgggtttcccctccctggGCTGGCTGAGCCACATCATCCTCTGTGCCCTTCTGTCCTTGGCCTATGCCGGGACACTGGCAGGAAACCTGTGCATTGTGTGGGCTGTGCTGAGGGATCCCCACCTCCAACGCCTGCCGATGTACATCCTGCTGGGGAACTTCGCCTGGCTGGAGATCTGTTACATCACAACCATGGTGCCACAGATGCTCTCTGACCTGGTGTCCCCTGGCATCCCCATCTCCTTTCTGGCCTGCTTTGTGCAGTTCTACTTCTTCTTTTCCCTGGGGGCCACCGAGTGCCTCTTCCTCTCAGCCATGGCTTTGGATAGATCCCTGGCCATCTGCCACCCCTTGCGCTACTCCGTCCTCATGTCCCGCCAGCTCTGCTGGGCCCTGGTGGCCTCCTGCTGGCTCTGTGGCTTTCTATGGTTTGTAGTGCCCATCATCCTCTTCTCTCAGCTCTCCTTCTGTGGTTCCAACACCCTGGATCATTTTGTCTGTGACCCGGCCCCATTGCTGGCTGCCTCCTGTACCTCAGCTCCCCGGACTGAACAGGCTTGCtatgccctgagctccctcatcATCTTTGCCACAGTCCTCTTCATCCTGGCCTCCTACGGGCTAGTAATCAGGGCTGTGCTGAGGCTGCCAGCTGGGGCCAGGCGGCTcaaggccttctccacctgcacgTCTCACTTGGCTGTTGTGGGCCTGTTTTATGGTTCTGTCATGGTCAACTACGTCAACCCGGCAGCCTCGGGAAGCAGCGGGAAAGTGGTGACTCTCTTCTACACAGTGTGGACCCCACTGTTCAATCCACTGATCTACAGCTTGAGAAACAAGGAGATGGAGGCTCTGAGGAGGACCCTGTTCAGGGAGCTGTAG